In Gemella haemolysans ATCC 10379, the genomic window TGTATTCTTGGTAATGCTTGAATTACTACTAAAAGTCCGTATACGATATTTGAAGAAAGTCCATGTTGTTCAAAATATTTTAGTAATTCTACAAGTGAAATATATGTTGCCAAGATTAATCCTAAGGCTGCAAAGCTATATGTCCTAGTGAAAATTAAAAGAGCATATTTATAATTAGAACTATGAACAATGATAGCCCAAGCAGAACCTATAGCAGGAAGGAGAGGTAGAAAAATAAAAATTAGAAGTTTATTCCAATATTTTGATAAAAAAAGTAAAAATATTGTTGTAGCGATTATAATAATATTTGGTACTAATAGCTTGCTAAATGAAATCCAGATAGTTAATACCATTATAATAAGGGTAAGAGTAGGACTAATTATTTTCTTTTTCATAACAATCCTCCTTTATATAATGTAGTGTATTATTTGAAATTTCAATATGATAATCGCTTCTATTATTTAGTGGCTCTAATCTATGACTTACAATAATAAATGATTGTCCAGTAAGTCTTTTATTTTCTTCAATCCAATCCATTATAAACGAACATGCTCTTTTATCAAGATGGGTAAAGGGTTCATCAAGAAGCAATAGCTCAGTTTGTTGGCTTAATAAACACATAAGTTGAATAAGTTTTCGCTGGCCACCACTATAATAATATAGACTTTTATCAAGTTCTTTTTCTAAATCAAATTCTTTTAAAAGTCTCTCTTGCCATAATGTAGCGTGATCCCAAATATCTTTTTGCATTGAAATCTCTTCACGAGGCATCAAGCTAATAAACTGTTGAAATGCATCTTGTAAACAAGTACTTATTTTTTTATATAACTTTCTTGATTTTTTTACCTTTTCTTCATTAAAGTATATCTTTCCATCGTATTTTTTTAATTGAGAAATAGCATGTAATAATGTTGTTTTTCCTGTTCCATTATCTCCCGTTAAAGTAGTAATACCTTTAAATATATGAAAATCATCGATATTTAATAATTCTTTTTTTCCTTGTTGAATAGATATATTTTCTAGTCTTAAGATTTGTTCAGATTGAGTATTGTTACATAACTTCATATTAGAATTTTTAGAAGTTGGATTTGTTACTAATTCTAAATTCCCATCAGAAAGATAAGTAAAGGTATCTGCATAGTTCAAGTATAGATGATGCTCATGATCGCACACGATTATAGTCACACCATGGTTATTTAAGTCTTTCAGAAGAGTTAATAGAGAATTACGAGTCTTCTTATCTACATTTGCAAAAGGTTCATCTAAAATTAGAACTTCGCTTCCCATTGCTAATGCTACTGCAAAAGCAGCTCGTTGACGTTCTCCTCCAGACAATGTATGGATATGCTTTGTAGAAATTTCACGAGTATTTGTAATAGATAAAGCATAGTCCAGTTTTTCGTTAATAACCTGTGGTTCTAGACATAGGTTCTCTAATGCAAAGATTATCTCTTCTTCCAAAGTAGGCATAACAAACTGATTAATTGCATGCTGCATGACGTAGCCAATATTTTTAACGTGTTCTTGCATAGGAATATCAATAATGTTTTTACCTTTGTAAGTAATTACTCCCTCATAATGTTCTTTATTTAATTTACAAATAGTACGAAGTAGGGTAGACTTACCACTACCAATATTTCCGGTTAAGACTAACCAACTATGTTCTTTTATTTTTAAACTAACGTTATCAAATAAGACTTTATCTTTAATTTTCAAAGAAAAATTATCGATTTCTATGATATTCATTATTTACTACCACTGTTTTGTACTTTATTTACGATGTTTAAGATTAGTTTAACGCAGATAACTCCGAAAACTACTACAGAAATAAAACGAACAGCAAATAACGCTATGATCATGCCTGTAGAATATGCTTCATAACCAAGTTTGAAATATTCATATACAAAGCTGAAGACAGTAATACCTATTGCAGAAAGAAATAGTGATTTTGAATCATAACGTTTGTATTTAGTAATGAAAAATCCAAACTCAGATCCTAATCCTTGGACCAAACCTGAAACAAGAACTGCAGCTCCGAAAAATGAACCATATAGCATTTCAGCTAAAGCGCCTAGAACTTCTCCAAGTGTAGCACTACCAGGTTTTTTGATTAATACCGCAGCAACTGGTGCAGCCATAACCCACAACCCAAATAAAATTGAATTTGCAAAAGGTGCATACCCTAATGGAGTAAGTGCTGTCTCTAGAATAGCGTAAACCCAACCAGCGGCAAGGAATATCCCTCCGAATAAGAAACCTATTAAAGCTAAAATAATAATGTCCTTTGTAGACCATTTTTTCATAAGAAAAACCTCCTGTTATTTGTATTCATTAAAACAACAAGAGGTACTTTTAAATTATATATATACTTTAAAATAGACTTGATAAAAAATAAACATTTTCCTACGGCTGTACTAACAGCATCAGGTTCTATGGGTATATTCTCAGCTTAAAAGCACCCCAAATGTTTTAATGATTTGTTAAAATTATAACATGAGTTGATAACGGTGTCAAAAAAGTAGCTTACAAAAAAATTATTTAATTTTTTTAGCTAGCATAGTAGCAAAACGTAGTTTAAACCTATTACCATTAGCATCAGTCTTATGAAGTTGTCCAAAATCTTCATTATATTTAATAAATTCCCAGTCTTTGTAATATTCTTTAAGTTCATTTTCTTTAAAAGTAAAAGGGAAAGGTAGGGGGCAAGGTGCATCATCAGTAGACATTGCGGCTACTATTAAATTATAGCCACCTATATTAGTTTGGTCTTGCATATTTTTAATAACATTAGGTATAGATTGTTCTTCGATAAACATTAATACTACTGTTGAAAGAATGAAGTCATAGGTATTTCTAAGAGCCGCTGTATTTATATCATAGCTCCCTATTTTAATATCTAAATTTTCAATTTTAGATGTTTCCATTAAAAATTCTAGAGCAGGAATATTGTTGTCTACGGCAGTCACCTCAAAACCAAGTTTAGAAAGGAATAAAGAGTTGCGCCCTTGACCAGATCCTAAGTCCAATGTTTTACAAGGTTTAATAGTTTTTAGGGCTTCTACTACTTCAGAGTGAGCAGGATTAATATCGTATTTGTTTTTGAAATAATTTTTTGGTTCGCAGTAAAACTCTAAGAAACATTCTAAATTATCAGATAACGGTGCAACACGATGCCATGCTTGTGGTTCCACGAATGGAATATTACTCTCAGGTGTAAATATATGCTCCTTCACAACTTCATTATCTTCAGTTAATTCTGTAAATTGAAGTTTTCCTTTAAGAATAGTTAATTTTGCCCAGACGTCTTTTCTAGTATTGTGTTTTTGCCTAAATGGTTTAGGAAGTGTTTCGGCTGTCCAAAGTGGTAATTGTTTATAGCATACTAAGTTTTTTGTCATACTAATCTCCTTATTAGTGGTTAAGTTTAACTTAATTATATCATGTAAAATATAAAAATAAAATAATGGGAGTGACTCAAAAATCGTGATTTCGAAGAAACAAGATTTTGTCGAGTCATCCCCGCACAGTTTATTAGATATCTAAAAAGCTTTTCTAAAGCGATTTTAGATATCAATAAACCACTGCGTCTATGAGTTCTCATATACACGTTGTTAAAATTTAGGTCTTTTGGGTCAGTCCTTTGTCTTTATTATGTTGAATTAATCTCTTTGTGTTATAATAAGATAGATAATAAATATAAGTGAGGTATTGAAAAAATGGTAAAAGTGTTATTTGTCTGTTTAGGAAATATCTGTCGTTCACCTATGGCAGAAGCAATATTCAGAGATATGGTAGAAAAAGAAGGTTTAAGTGAAAAAATCCTAATTGATTCAGCTGCAACAAGTAGTTGGGAACACGGTAATCCAGTTCACAGTGGAACTAGAAAAGAACTTGCTAAAGTTGGTATCGGGGTAGAAGGGATGTATTCTCGCATCCTAAACGATAATGACCTAGATGCAGATTATATCGTAGGAATGGATGACAGCAATATAGAAAATATTAAAAAATTTATTGCAGGTAGAGAAACAGGAGAGGTTAAAAAATTATTAGAATATGCTGGAGAAGATAGAATTATCGATGATCCGTGGTATACAGGAGATTTCAAAACAACATTCAATGATGTAACTAAAGGATGTACCGCTTTATTAGATAAAATCAAGAAAGACAATCTTTAATAGGGTAAAATAGGATATATACTAATATTAAATTAGATACAAGAAAGAAGGCTAAATGAATTTTAAAAAAATAATAATAGGAATAGTGGCATTAGTTGCTATAGTAGCAGTAGCTTTTGGAGTAAAATCACAATTTTCTCCAAAAAATAATCAACAAGATAGTGGAAATAGTCTTGTAGAAAACTCTTCGACAAACACTTCAAATATTCATACGAGTAATATAGTTAAAGAAGAACTTTATGCTGAAGGTCAAGGGAAGAAAATATACGGATACATAACGGCACCAAAAAATTATAAGGAACAAAAACTACCGACAATAATTGCTTCTCACGGTTTTGGAGGTAATGCTGAACGACAAGATTATTACGCTCAGAGTTTAGCGAAAGAAGGATATGTAGTTTACTCATTTGATTATATGGGTGGGAATAAAAATAGTCGAAGTGGAAATGATACTTTAAAAATGTCTGTATTTACAGAAGTTGATGATCTTGATGTAGTGGTAAATACACTAAAAAATCAAAACTTTGTAGATAAAAATAATATTTTCTTATTAGGTCAAAGTCAAGGTGGAGTTGTGTCTACTATTGAGGGTGCCAAACTTAAGGAAAAGATAAAAGGATTAATATTAGTATTCCCAGCGTTTGTATTATTTGATGATGCACGAGAATTATTCAAATCAGTATCAGATATTCCAGAAGTATATAATCACAGAGGAAACGAAGTAGGAAAAGCTTATTTTGAGAAACCATTAGACTATGATGTTTACAATGATATGAAGAATTATGATGGGAAAGTTCTTATTGTACATGGAACAAGCGATAATGTTGCACCGATAAGTTATTCGCGTCGAGCTATAGAAACTTTTAAAGATGCTAAATTAAAAGAAATTCCAGGAGCTGGTCATGGATTTAGAGGAGCTCAACAAGAAGAAGCCACTAAGGCAATTATTGATTTCGTAAGAGAAAGTATTTAAGGAGAAAATCATGATAAATATTAGAACAGTTGAATTAGAAGATGCTGAGCAGTTGGTAAATATTTATAGACCATATGTAGAACATACAGCCATTACCTTTGATTATACAGTACCAAGTGTACATGAGTTTGAAGAGAAAATTTCGAAATCTATTCAAAGATATCCGTTTTTAGTAGCAACAGAAGGAAATGACATACTAGGATATGCCTATGCTAGTGAGTTTTATCCAAAAGATGCATACAAATGGACAGCTGAGATTACAATCTATCTAGATGAAAAAGCTCGTGGTAAAGGTGTTGGAGAGAAGTTGTATTCTGAACTTGAAAAACAACTTTATGACAGGGGAATATGTAGATTGACGTCATGTATTGCCTATCCAGACGAAGGAAGTATTTCTTTCCATGAAAAAAGAGGGTTTAGAAAAGTAGCTCACTTTGAGAAAGTAGGTTATAAATTTAATCGTTGGTATGATGTAGTTTGGTATCAAAAAGATATTAGAGAAAATATTGAATAGAAGAAAGCCCCACAAGAAAATGAAAAGTCTTGTGGGGTTTAGTTTTTATTCTGACACTTTTTGAGCAAGTATCATAGCATATGGATAAGGAGAAGCTGCGATACTTTCTTCATATTTTATTATTCTCCAGTCTTTGTAATATTCTTTTAGTTCTCCTTCAATAAATGTAAATGGGAATGGTGTTAGTGGACAGCCTTGTTTTGTGGCGTTTAATGCACTGACTATTAAATTGAAACCGTTTTGGTTTGTTTGTTTTTTTATGTTAAAAATAACACTTTGAATTCTTGTCGGATTTAAATACATAAAAACATCAGTGGAGAAGATAAAGTCATAACTATCTTTAATGTTAGCTTCTGCTATATCGTGTTTAAATACATTAAGATTTAATTTTTCTTTAATTGAAATATCAGCGAGATCTTGTAAAAATTTGGCATTAATATCGACTGCTGTTATATTAAAATCCAATGATGAGAGGTATAAAGAATTTTTTCCCTGCCCGGCACCTAAATCTAAAGTTTTACATGCTTTTATATATTTCATCGCA contains:
- a CDS encoding ABC transporter ATP-binding protein, which translates into the protein MNIIEIDNFSLKIKDKVLFDNVSLKIKEHSWLVLTGNIGSGKSTLLRTICKLNKEHYEGVITYKGKNIIDIPMQEHVKNIGYVMQHAINQFVMPTLEEEIIFALENLCLEPQVINEKLDYALSITNTREISTKHIHTLSGGERQRAAFAVALAMGSEVLILDEPFANVDKKTRNSLLTLLKDLNNHGVTIIVCDHEHHLYLNYADTFTYLSDGNLELVTNPTSKNSNMKLCNNTQSEQILRLENISIQQGKKELLNIDDFHIFKGITTLTGDNGTGKTTLLHAISQLKKYDGKIYFNEEKVKKSRKLYKKISTCLQDAFQQFISLMPREEISMQKDIWDHATLWQERLLKEFDLEKELDKSLYYYSGGQRKLIQLMCLLSQQTELLLLDEPFTHLDKRACSFIMDWIEENKRLTGQSFIIVSHRLEPLNNRSDYHIEISNNTLHYIKEDCYEKENN
- a CDS encoding low molecular weight protein-tyrosine-phosphatase, which gives rise to MVKVLFVCLGNICRSPMAEAIFRDMVEKEGLSEKILIDSAATSSWEHGNPVHSGTRKELAKVGIGVEGMYSRILNDNDLDADYIVGMDDSNIENIKKFIAGRETGEVKKLLEYAGEDRIIDDPWYTGDFKTTFNDVTKGCTALLDKIKKDNL
- the tehB gene encoding SAM-dependent methyltransferase TehB, which encodes MENNLLCFKRTSNLTALALPKTYREGFCTKQGVWTKLIIVKGKMKFTFLNEENDILKQFSYNKKSNIELIEPKRIFRIYPTSTDLQFHLEFYCTPEDYFFNKYDLSPAHAEIVNAMKYIKACKTLDLGAGQGKNSLYLSSLDFNITAVDINAKFLQDLADISIKEKLNLNVFKHDIAEANIKDSYDFIFSTDVFMYLNPTRIQSVIFNIKKQTNQNGFNLIVSALNATKQGCPLTPFPFTFIEGELKEYYKDWRIIKYEESIAASPYPYAMILAQKVSE
- a CDS encoding ECF transporter S component; protein product: MKKWSTKDIIILALIGFLFGGIFLAAGWVYAILETALTPLGYAPFANSILFGLWVMAAPVAAVLIKKPGSATLGEVLGALAEMLYGSFFGAAVLVSGLVQGLGSEFGFFITKYKRYDSKSLFLSAIGITVFSFVYEYFKLGYEAYSTGMIIALFAVRFISVVVFGVICVKLILNIVNKVQNSGSK
- a CDS encoding GNAT family N-acetyltransferase, with the translated sequence MINIRTVELEDAEQLVNIYRPYVEHTAITFDYTVPSVHEFEEKISKSIQRYPFLVATEGNDILGYAYASEFYPKDAYKWTAEITIYLDEKARGKGVGEKLYSELEKQLYDRGICRLTSCIAYPDEGSISFHEKRGFRKVAHFEKVGYKFNRWYDVVWYQKDIRENIE
- a CDS encoding alpha/beta hydrolase family protein, coding for MNFKKIIIGIVALVAIVAVAFGVKSQFSPKNNQQDSGNSLVENSSTNTSNIHTSNIVKEELYAEGQGKKIYGYITAPKNYKEQKLPTIIASHGFGGNAERQDYYAQSLAKEGYVVYSFDYMGGNKNSRSGNDTLKMSVFTEVDDLDVVVNTLKNQNFVDKNNIFLLGQSQGGVVSTIEGAKLKEKIKGLILVFPAFVLFDDARELFKSVSDIPEVYNHRGNEVGKAYFEKPLDYDVYNDMKNYDGKVLIVHGTSDNVAPISYSRRAIETFKDAKLKEIPGAGHGFRGAQQEEATKAIIDFVRESI
- the tehB gene encoding SAM-dependent methyltransferase TehB is translated as MTKNLVCYKQLPLWTAETLPKPFRQKHNTRKDVWAKLTILKGKLQFTELTEDNEVVKEHIFTPESNIPFVEPQAWHRVAPLSDNLECFLEFYCEPKNYFKNKYDINPAHSEVVEALKTIKPCKTLDLGSGQGRNSLFLSKLGFEVTAVDNNIPALEFLMETSKIENLDIKIGSYDINTAALRNTYDFILSTVVLMFIEEQSIPNVIKNMQDQTNIGGYNLIVAAMSTDDAPCPLPFPFTFKENELKEYYKDWEFIKYNEDFGQLHKTDANGNRFKLRFATMLAKKIK
- a CDS encoding energy-coupling factor transporter transmembrane component T — translated: MKKKIISPTLTLIIMVLTIWISFSKLLVPNIIIIATTIFLLFLSKYWNKLLIFIFLPLLPAIGSAWAIIVHSSNYKYALLIFTRTYSFAALGLILATYISLVELLKYFEQHGLSSNIVYGLLVVIQALPRIQYETQMITKSSRLRGIFLPFWSPYYYAKAIFIALTWQPQISEAMTIHAYEDFKARTHYNKYTIDKIKSLFIIVLFSILLILLLIINK